One Cohnella candidum genomic region harbors:
- a CDS encoding carbohydrate ABC transporter permease translates to MNRSKRTSAFLSILIAAAFLVFLIFPLYWMLLTSFKDNSVLFKLPPEWWPSEPVMDHYRKLFADGVFLGYYRNSLLVCLTTTAITLLAAMFAGYGFSRFEFKFKSLALFSILSTQMLPVVSLLIALYTMYNKYHLLNTRAGLILALTTSCLPFSIWMIKVFFDHIPVDLEESAKIDGASRFGILFRIVLPLTKPGLLSIGIYSFILSWDDFLYSLTLINKDELRPLNAGIAIRYIGELSYDWSSIMTVCVTSIVPISLLFLFFQKYMVSGLTAGAVKG, encoded by the coding sequence TTGAATAGAAGCAAACGGACGAGCGCCTTCCTCTCGATATTGATCGCCGCCGCGTTCCTGGTGTTCCTGATATTCCCGCTTTATTGGATGCTGCTGACTTCCTTTAAAGATAATTCAGTCTTGTTCAAGCTCCCCCCGGAATGGTGGCCTTCGGAGCCTGTCATGGACCATTACCGCAAATTGTTCGCAGACGGCGTCTTCCTTGGCTATTACAGGAACAGCCTGCTGGTTTGCCTCACTACGACGGCTATCACGCTATTAGCCGCCATGTTTGCGGGATACGGATTCTCGAGATTCGAGTTCAAGTTCAAATCGCTCGCGCTTTTCTCGATTCTCTCCACCCAGATGCTTCCCGTCGTCAGCTTGCTCATTGCCTTGTATACGATGTATAACAAATACCATCTTTTGAATACGAGGGCAGGGCTGATCCTTGCGCTGACGACTTCTTGCTTGCCGTTCTCGATCTGGATGATCAAAGTTTTCTTCGACCATATCCCGGTCGATTTGGAAGAGTCCGCGAAGATCGACGGAGCTTCCCGATTCGGCATTCTGTTCCGAATCGTTCTCCCGCTGACGAAACCCGGCTTGTTATCGATCGGCATTTACTCCTTTATTTTATCGTGGGACGATTTTCTGTACTCTCTCACGCTCATCAACAAGGACGAGCTTCGCCCATTGAACGCCGGGATCGCGATTCGGTACATCGGAGAGCTGTCCTATGATTGGTCAAGCATTATGACGGTATGCGTAACCTCGATCGTGCCGATTTCGTTGTTGTTTCTGTTTTTTCAGAAGTACATGGTTTCCGGCTTGACTGCCGGTGCGGTAAAAGGATAG
- a CDS encoding carbohydrate ABC transporter permease — protein MPALLRETSETDKEVSILEKPAQLQAGGMRLSEKRKDILFLALLIAPAIVLLLFTIGIPIIKSLYLSFFDVTLLSMKTLKWNAFGNYHKLFADNDLLHSIGVTFRYVLTVVSLQFALGMMLALILNGKLPFRRALRTVILIPWVIPTIIGALLWMWLFQPQYGVMNFILQSLNLSDKPLQWLSDVHLALWAVTIAALWKQLPFMVTMLLAGMQGIPGDMYEAAMIDGAGKRQQFFHITLPMLKNTIKTVTLIACIENFKMFPLFWIMTSGGPVDATTTLSILSYKTAFIDLDLGKGAATGALWLIIMLVFSWVYNRLFSIGEGKGGAMH, from the coding sequence TTGCCGGCTTTGCTTCGGGAAACTTCCGAAACGGACAAGGAAGTGAGCATCTTGGAGAAGCCGGCACAGCTGCAGGCAGGCGGAATGAGACTAAGCGAGAAGAGAAAGGATATCCTGTTTCTCGCGTTATTGATCGCTCCGGCGATCGTGCTGTTATTGTTCACGATAGGGATTCCGATCATTAAATCCTTGTATCTCAGTTTTTTCGATGTCACGCTGCTCAGCATGAAAACGCTCAAATGGAACGCATTCGGCAATTATCATAAGTTGTTCGCGGATAACGATCTCCTGCACTCGATTGGGGTCACATTCCGTTATGTTTTGACGGTCGTTTCCCTTCAATTCGCGCTAGGCATGATGCTTGCTCTTATACTCAACGGAAAACTCCCGTTTCGGAGAGCTCTTCGGACCGTTATTCTCATACCTTGGGTCATTCCTACCATTATAGGCGCATTGCTCTGGATGTGGCTGTTCCAGCCGCAATACGGAGTCATGAACTTTATACTGCAAAGTCTGAACTTGAGCGATAAGCCATTACAATGGCTGTCCGACGTTCATCTGGCCCTTTGGGCCGTTACGATCGCCGCGTTATGGAAGCAGCTTCCGTTTATGGTCACGATGCTTCTTGCCGGCATGCAAGGGATTCCCGGAGATATGTACGAGGCTGCGATGATCGACGGCGCGGGCAAACGTCAGCAGTTTTTTCATATCACGCTGCCGATGCTCAAGAATACGATCAAGACGGTGACGTTGATCGCGTGCATCGAGAATTTCAAAATGTTCCCCCTATTTTGGATCATGACAAGCGGCGGACCCGTCGATGCGACGACGACCCTCTCCATTTTGAGTTATAAAACGGCTTTCATCGATCTGGATTTAGGTAAGGGAGCAGCTACGGGCGCGCTTTGGCTCATCATCATGCTTGTATTCTCTTGGGTATATAACAGGCTGTTCTCGATCGGCGAAGGCAAAGGAGGCGCCATGCATTGA
- a CDS encoding helix-turn-helix domain-containing protein, translating to MNLMRFAKRKPNKLFLFYFLSYFLVILVPVILLGISSYQLAYSSIINEIRNGNKNAIQQTGTSLDRLLDEIKTLSIQLGLDGRIYATSRNAVSSYLLNDVKDRISSLSKEHGYIHSIQIYFNDNGTILSSDGPNRHMPGQPIDQWISQVTADKKSILWLPTRTFVNQDGNPYSIATVVAKLPVAFPEITGYIAIHFKEESLNAYLRGVDSENNTRVYLVAENGALVSAFDKDSDSRAVSAELAKRFQTAREGSSVMHIEGAASLVTIGSPLNNGWKLISVTPLAYVDHKMSYIRNVILLIGLLLVLLGTFFSFFLSRTIYNPIKLVLERTSRLHKELSLPDTMEKEHSLRDVPEIFDQVYLSHKKLEASYKAIYPVMVNRFLNDLFHNRIHESLQDVERKLADLRLPKLTRGFMVMLVEIDDYSKWKERYSSHDLSLLRYAALNIAHEKASEQFTCLSAETGDNQLAILLNTGTLMESLVDMLTETAKSVIHSILAYLPFTVTISFGTATDDLLQVHVSYQKAQEVMRRKILQKEMAILFPDTTLHPQTFKYFYPAHIEKSLANNMRAGNDREALLCLERMREQLLDKPNLSSENVIRLYNRLIETMIDLIEDIGSSWETAYGSGNVFQDLSKHETIDGLHDWISAVCERVCETVRNHVRNPSKADAAIAVIEARYQEDISVEMIADAVQVTPAYLSRIFKQTTGKTVLEYLTVARIEHSKLLLRDTSLTMQEVSRRVGYNNANSFIRFFRKHEGVTPGEYRKINGNLIREVAD from the coding sequence ATGAACTTGATGCGCTTCGCGAAACGTAAACCCAATAAATTGTTTCTGTTTTATTTCCTTTCTTATTTCTTGGTCATCCTCGTCCCTGTGATTCTGCTCGGCATCTCATCTTACCAGTTAGCCTACTCATCGATCATCAACGAAATCCGAAACGGCAACAAGAACGCCATTCAACAGACCGGCACGTCATTGGATCGGCTGTTAGATGAGATCAAGACGCTTTCGATCCAACTCGGACTTGACGGCAGAATTTACGCGACTTCCCGTAACGCCGTAAGTTCTTATTTACTAAACGACGTGAAAGACCGGATCTCCTCGCTCTCCAAAGAGCACGGTTACATTCATTCGATCCAGATCTACTTTAACGACAACGGAACGATCTTATCTTCCGACGGCCCGAACCGCCATATGCCCGGACAGCCGATCGATCAATGGATTTCGCAGGTGACGGCGGACAAGAAATCGATTCTATGGCTGCCCACCCGGACATTCGTCAATCAAGACGGGAACCCCTATTCCATCGCCACGGTCGTCGCGAAGCTGCCCGTTGCCTTTCCGGAGATCACCGGCTATATCGCCATTCATTTCAAGGAAGAAAGCTTGAATGCCTATCTTCGGGGAGTCGACTCGGAAAACAACACTCGTGTATATCTCGTTGCCGAGAATGGCGCACTTGTCAGCGCCTTCGATAAAGATTCCGATTCCCGGGCGGTTTCCGCGGAGTTGGCAAAGCGGTTTCAAACGGCACGCGAAGGCTCTTCCGTCATGCACATCGAGGGAGCCGCTTCGCTTGTTACGATAGGCTCGCCGCTGAACAACGGTTGGAAGCTCATTTCCGTCACTCCGCTCGCATACGTGGACCATAAAATGAGTTACATTCGCAACGTCATCTTATTAATCGGCTTGCTGCTCGTGCTGCTCGGAACCTTCTTTTCCTTTTTCCTCTCCAGAACGATTTACAATCCGATCAAGCTGGTATTGGAGAGGACATCCCGGTTACACAAGGAGCTTTCGCTTCCGGATACGATGGAGAAAGAGCATTCGCTAAGAGACGTTCCCGAAATATTCGATCAAGTCTATCTGAGCCACAAAAAACTGGAGGCTTCCTATAAAGCTATTTATCCGGTGATGGTCAACCGCTTTCTGAACGACTTGTTCCACAACCGGATTCATGAATCGCTTCAAGACGTCGAACGGAAACTCGCGGATTTACGACTGCCGAAGCTGACTCGCGGATTCATGGTCATGCTGGTCGAAATCGACGATTATTCCAAATGGAAAGAGCGGTACAGCTCCCACGACCTTAGTTTGCTTCGGTACGCAGCGCTTAACATCGCGCATGAGAAGGCATCGGAACAATTCACCTGCCTGTCGGCGGAAACGGGCGATAATCAGCTCGCCATTCTATTGAATACCGGAACTTTAATGGAATCGCTCGTCGATATGTTGACGGAAACGGCGAAATCCGTCATTCACTCGATTCTAGCTTATCTGCCATTCACCGTTACGATCAGCTTCGGAACCGCGACCGATGATCTTTTACAGGTTCATGTCTCTTACCAAAAGGCTCAAGAGGTCATGCGCCGAAAAATCCTCCAAAAAGAAATGGCGATTCTTTTCCCGGACACGACGTTGCATCCGCAAACATTCAAGTATTTCTATCCCGCGCATATCGAGAAGTCGCTCGCGAATAACATGCGGGCCGGGAACGACCGGGAAGCCCTCCTCTGTCTGGAACGGATGCGCGAGCAATTGTTGGACAAGCCGAATCTCTCGTCCGAAAACGTCATTCGTTTGTACAATCGTTTAATCGAAACCATGATCGATTTGATCGAGGATATCGGCTCCTCCTGGGAAACGGCATACGGAAGCGGCAATGTCTTTCAGGATCTCTCGAAGCATGAAACGATTGACGGCTTGCACGATTGGATATCCGCCGTCTGCGAGCGCGTCTGCGAAACCGTACGCAATCATGTCCGCAATCCATCCAAAGCCGATGCGGCGATTGCGGTCATCGAAGCCCGATACCAGGAAGACATATCCGTGGAGATGATCGCGGATGCCGTGCAAGTAACCCCCGCTTATTTGAGCCGGATTTTCAAGCAGACAACGGGGAAAACCGTCTTGGAATACCTCACCGTCGCCCGGATCGAACACAGTAAACTCCTTCTTCGCGATACGTCTTTGACGATGCAGGAAGTTTCCCGCCGTGTCGGTTACAATAACGCAAACAGTTTTATTCGTTTTTTCCGAAAGCACGAAGGGGTTACTCCCGGCGAATACCGCAAGATTAACGGAAACCTGATTCGCGAAGTCGCGGATTAA
- a CDS encoding helix-turn-helix transcriptional regulator: protein MIEFSHEFAEHWYHTPNALEKHSGIIPIRIGYNEAKPNYRIGPRFIVYFSLHFVLKGHVTLRWDHEEVILRRGDLFALFPHQIHKYNITPDSEEPLKMFWIAAEGKQMPSLIRRLGLTPQLPYLKAFFSPSFEASLFHLANQWEDLTRKDDFSLTHAFYALLNQLLQMSQPPQSSASTDDWISKSLAYIHLNYMEGITIRDIAEHVGIHRSHFSNIFNKKVGVRPQQYLMNLLMKKAMEMVSTTTMPITHIALSLGYSDVYSFTHSFKGFYGESPSFYRKTPQP from the coding sequence ATGATCGAGTTTTCCCACGAGTTTGCAGAGCACTGGTATCACACCCCCAACGCTTTGGAAAAGCACAGCGGCATCATTCCCATTCGCATAGGCTACAACGAAGCAAAGCCCAATTATCGCATTGGGCCTCGTTTTATCGTTTATTTTAGTTTGCATTTCGTCCTGAAAGGCCATGTTACGCTGCGCTGGGATCATGAAGAAGTCATTTTGCGGCGCGGCGACCTATTCGCGTTGTTTCCTCACCAAATCCACAAGTACAATATCACGCCCGACTCCGAAGAACCTCTGAAAATGTTTTGGATCGCCGCGGAGGGCAAACAAATGCCCTCATTGATCCGCCGGCTCGGTCTTACTCCCCAATTGCCTTATTTGAAAGCCTTTTTCTCTCCTTCTTTCGAGGCTTCCCTTTTCCATCTCGCCAATCAATGGGAGGATCTGACGAGAAAAGACGATTTCTCCTTAACGCATGCCTTCTATGCTTTGCTGAATCAATTGCTTCAGATGTCCCAACCGCCTCAATCGTCTGCCTCAACCGATGATTGGATCAGCAAAAGTCTTGCTTACATTCATTTGAATTACATGGAAGGAATCACGATTCGGGATATCGCGGAGCATGTCGGCATCCACCGCTCTCACTTCTCGAACATTTTCAACAAAAAAGTAGGCGTTCGACCTCAGCAATATCTCATGAATTTATTAATGAAAAAAGCCATGGAAATGGTCAGCACGACGACGATGCCCATCACGCACATCGCTTTGTCGCTGGGCTATTCGGACGTCTATTCTTTCACTCACTCGTTTAAGGGCTTTTACGGAGAATCCCCCAGCTTTTATCGCAAAACGCCGCAGCCGTAA
- a CDS encoding carbohydrate ABC transporter permease — protein sequence MVSKFKLRAKSKESMIAYFLLLPFIGFYLLFTFYPLMQGFFISFYEWNITSDKVFIGLDNYKELFAEDAFWQALRHTFLYVVFSTPIFMFGAFLFAVIIDHKFIKGRALLRGVFFLPNVLAVSIVSIVWISIYQPYGGLLNNVLSLFGIEGSLAWLNDKNLVWPAITGLTFWWNTGYYMILYLAGLQEIPEDRYEAAQIDGANGWHTLRYITLPSLKRIHVLVLFLQAVASFKIFGQVFLTSEGGPGGASRTYIQYIYESGFQRFLMGKASAAAFVLFLVIMLVSMLQLRLLKNVNED from the coding sequence ATGGTCTCGAAATTCAAACTCCGAGCGAAATCCAAAGAGTCTATGATCGCGTATTTCCTGCTGCTGCCCTTCATAGGCTTTTACTTATTGTTTACTTTTTACCCGCTGATGCAAGGTTTTTTCATCAGCTTCTACGAATGGAACATCACGAGCGACAAAGTATTCATCGGCCTCGACAATTATAAGGAGTTGTTCGCCGAGGACGCTTTCTGGCAGGCACTAAGACATACTTTCCTTTACGTCGTGTTCTCTACGCCGATATTCATGTTTGGCGCGTTTCTGTTCGCCGTCATCATCGACCATAAATTCATCAAAGGAAGGGCGCTCCTCAGAGGCGTGTTTTTCCTTCCCAACGTGCTGGCGGTATCGATCGTATCCATCGTTTGGATCAGCATCTACCAGCCGTACGGCGGATTGCTCAATAACGTGCTTTCCTTGTTCGGAATAGAGGGGAGCTTGGCCTGGCTGAACGACAAAAACCTCGTCTGGCCGGCAATCACGGGGCTTACGTTCTGGTGGAACACGGGATACTATATGATTCTGTATTTAGCCGGCTTGCAGGAAATTCCGGAGGATCGCTACGAAGCCGCCCAGATTGACGGAGCGAATGGCTGGCATACCCTGCGCTATATTACTTTGCCTTCCCTTAAACGCATACACGTCCTCGTTCTCTTTTTGCAGGCCGTCGCTTCTTTCAAAATTTTCGGCCAAGTGTTTCTGACTTCCGAAGGCGGGCCGGGAGGCGCCAGCCGGACGTATATCCAGTACATTTACGAAAGCGGGTTCCAAAGGTTCCTCATGGGCAAAGCGTCGGCTGCCGCATTCGTCCTTTTCTTGGTGATTATGCTTGTTTCCATGCTGCAACTCCGATTGCTCAAGAACGTTAATGAGGATTAA
- a CDS encoding carbohydrate ABC transporter permease, giving the protein MHRTAKIAVNAAAYLLFFLFIAPVLWMLILAMKPESVVAQSLREWLFSPYTLDNFRKVLQSTNADIKLWLTNSFIVSVLSTLGVLILCAMAAFVFSRMKFAGRTFWFWLIMAGLLVPREATLIPLYLLFRNMDLLNTYFSLIAPTLAAPFGLIILKQFFDGLPEELFEAAKIDGCGWIRTWYRIALPLCRPALASLGIFVFLAAWNDFLWPFISVTDPKIMTIPVGLPVFKSQYFSTQSLPMAASAITSIPIIIVFFIFQKYIVKGIAFTGGK; this is encoded by the coding sequence ATGCACCGTACCGCCAAAATCGCCGTAAACGCGGCGGCTTATCTCTTGTTCTTTTTATTTATCGCACCTGTTCTATGGATGCTGATCCTGGCCATGAAGCCGGAATCCGTGGTCGCCCAATCGCTTCGCGAATGGCTGTTCTCTCCCTATACGCTGGACAATTTCCGCAAGGTGCTTCAATCTACGAATGCCGACATCAAACTGTGGTTGACGAATAGCTTTATCGTTTCCGTGTTGTCTACGCTCGGCGTGTTGATTCTGTGCGCGATGGCGGCTTTCGTTTTTTCGAGAATGAAATTCGCGGGCCGCACCTTCTGGTTCTGGTTGATCATGGCAGGGCTTCTCGTCCCGCGGGAAGCGACTTTAATTCCGCTGTATTTGCTGTTTAGAAACATGGATTTGCTGAACACGTATTTTTCGCTTATTGCCCCTACTTTGGCGGCCCCGTTCGGTCTCATCATATTAAAGCAGTTTTTTGACGGCTTACCGGAAGAATTGTTCGAAGCGGCCAAAATAGACGGCTGCGGATGGATACGTACATGGTATCGGATCGCTTTGCCGCTGTGCCGTCCGGCGCTCGCTTCGCTTGGCATATTCGTTTTCCTGGCCGCGTGGAACGATTTCCTCTGGCCGTTTATTTCCGTTACGGATCCTAAAATCATGACGATACCGGTCGGACTGCCCGTATTCAAATCGCAATACTTCTCCACCCAATCGCTGCCTATGGCCGCCAGCGCTATAACGTCGATTCCGATCATCATCGTATTCTTCATTTTTCAAAAATACATCGTCAAAGGAATCGCGTTCACGGGAGGAAAGTAA
- a CDS encoding extracellular solute-binding protein produces the protein MSKKWTKSLSVLLSILLVAIFVSACGGDKKSAEPASGSAAAPSAKASESQKSDAPKTEKTNIKFWVLFDGSDADTMRKIVEDYNGTHPDSQVTLEFQDNAQYYTKLKTAILGGTGPDLAISHIGGNINGMAATGDLIPLDQEASRLGVDIAFDKYSKDPTTAANIGGKQYAVPLDNLVRVLMYNKDVLSKAGLVGQDGKLNFQMSFDGFKQALDKVKASSPGVQPLTVSMKPPQLVLVWLSLYYQLGGTDFLSIEQKKATFDDAKATEALKALHDLYAAYVPAKLTDPAGLDMFKAGKSAFFIDGSWSIGAAAQALGDKFGVTGFPYLFSTPTEVTTSHGFVLPKNADRTDAETKAALEFIKWFGDNNWKWAQAGHVPAYGPALETPEFKALPYHPQFTEPGRNVVALPVIPGTMLHQAPEVKDFVQAAVSGDKTPEEAVALIRKGVDSMLSQLVK, from the coding sequence ATGAGTAAAAAATGGACCAAAAGCCTGTCAGTCCTGCTTTCGATCCTGCTGGTAGCGATTTTCGTATCGGCATGCGGCGGGGATAAGAAAAGCGCCGAGCCTGCCTCCGGCTCGGCGGCGGCTCCTTCCGCCAAGGCGTCGGAATCGCAGAAATCCGACGCGCCGAAAACGGAAAAGACAAACATCAAGTTCTGGGTATTGTTCGACGGCTCCGACGCCGACACCATGCGTAAGATCGTCGAAGATTACAACGGCACGCACCCGGATTCGCAAGTCACGCTGGAATTCCAGGATAACGCCCAGTATTACACGAAGCTGAAAACGGCGATTTTGGGCGGAACGGGACCGGATCTCGCGATCTCCCATATCGGCGGCAACATTAACGGAATGGCGGCGACCGGCGATCTGATCCCGCTGGACCAAGAAGCTTCACGATTGGGCGTAGACATCGCGTTCGACAAGTACAGCAAAGATCCGACCACGGCTGCGAACATCGGCGGAAAGCAATACGCGGTTCCGCTGGACAATTTGGTGCGCGTGCTCATGTATAACAAAGATGTACTGTCCAAGGCCGGATTGGTGGGCCAGGACGGCAAGCTGAATTTCCAGATGAGCTTCGACGGTTTTAAACAAGCATTGGACAAAGTCAAAGCATCGTCTCCGGGCGTCCAGCCGCTCACCGTATCGATGAAGCCGCCGCAGCTGGTGCTGGTGTGGCTGTCCCTTTACTACCAGCTGGGCGGAACCGACTTCCTCAGCATCGAACAGAAGAAAGCGACTTTCGACGACGCGAAAGCGACGGAAGCCCTGAAAGCATTGCACGATCTGTATGCGGCGTACGTACCCGCCAAGCTGACCGACCCGGCCGGCCTGGATATGTTCAAAGCAGGAAAATCCGCGTTCTTCATCGATGGATCTTGGAGCATCGGAGCCGCGGCGCAAGCGCTTGGAGACAAGTTCGGCGTCACGGGCTTCCCTTACCTCTTCTCCACGCCGACCGAAGTGACCACTTCGCACGGCTTCGTTCTTCCGAAGAATGCCGACCGTACGGACGCGGAGACGAAAGCGGCGCTTGAGTTCATCAAATGGTTCGGTGACAACAACTGGAAATGGGCGCAAGCGGGTCATGTGCCGGCATACGGCCCCGCGCTCGAAACGCCTGAATTCAAGGCTCTTCCGTACCACCCGCAATTTACCGAGCCCGGCCGTAACGTCGTAGCTCTTCCGGTCATTCCCGGCACGATGCTGCATCAAGCGCCCGAAGTCAAAGACTTCGTTCAAGCGGCGGTATCCGGAGACAAGACGCCGGAAGAAGCCGTAGCGTTGATTCGCAAGGGCGTCGACTCGATGTTGTCTCAATTGGTGAAGTAA
- a CDS encoding ABC transporter substrate-binding protein: MRKILITGMAILLVLVMLAACSSNKDEGSQAASPAGSNSASPDAKEQITLKFASWSISEEATKGALEEMAKQFTELHPNVKIEFVGIPFGDIKQQTFVMASSGNAPDIIQTFTASFPTYAASDIVIPLDDLLGQDYINDLLPSYKQDYTYNGKLMGVPWAPSPYVLYWNKELFKKAGLPDRAPQTYDEMLQFAAAISKLKTDSGEQIYGLGEATEKLPINGMIALRNIYSFNGSVFGADGKVNVNTPEVIETFKYYQKIVKDGLSPQGAKLKDLRNLFSIGRLGMYADGYYGRKVFQNLSGKGEAFDATWGAALIPTNKTNESVSIGEAHGLVVSKDSKHPEMAVEFIKFLTDEKMISLYHDNSDVMSARKSIGALPAFNASELDKTLNAQLQHVKPLPANNQGLEQAYLEIAEAVQKVTVAGESPENAAAELDSKLKQIMK; this comes from the coding sequence TTGAGAAAGATATTGATAACGGGAATGGCGATTTTGCTCGTATTGGTGATGTTGGCCGCATGCAGCAGCAACAAAGACGAGGGCAGCCAAGCAGCTTCGCCTGCCGGAAGCAACTCCGCCTCGCCTGACGCCAAAGAACAGATCACGCTTAAATTCGCGTCCTGGAGCATTAGCGAAGAGGCGACGAAAGGCGCATTAGAGGAAATGGCGAAACAATTTACCGAGCTTCACCCGAACGTGAAAATCGAGTTCGTCGGCATTCCGTTCGGCGATATCAAGCAACAAACCTTCGTCATGGCATCTTCGGGCAACGCTCCCGACATTATCCAGACGTTCACGGCTTCGTTTCCGACGTATGCCGCATCCGACATCGTCATCCCGCTGGATGATCTGCTCGGACAAGACTACATCAACGATTTGCTTCCCTCCTATAAGCAGGACTATACCTACAATGGGAAGCTGATGGGCGTACCGTGGGCACCGTCGCCGTACGTGCTTTATTGGAACAAAGAACTGTTCAAGAAAGCCGGCTTGCCGGATCGGGCCCCGCAAACCTATGACGAGATGCTGCAATTCGCCGCGGCGATCTCCAAATTGAAAACGGACAGCGGGGAACAGATCTACGGACTTGGGGAAGCGACGGAGAAATTGCCGATCAACGGGATGATCGCCTTGCGGAATATTTACAGCTTTAACGGCTCCGTGTTCGGAGCGGACGGCAAAGTCAACGTCAATACGCCCGAAGTCATCGAAACCTTTAAATATTATCAGAAGATCGTGAAGGATGGCCTCTCCCCGCAAGGCGCTAAACTGAAAGACCTGCGGAACCTGTTCAGCATCGGACGGTTAGGCATGTATGCCGACGGCTACTACGGCCGTAAGGTGTTTCAGAACTTAAGCGGCAAAGGGGAAGCTTTCGACGCGACGTGGGGAGCGGCGCTGATCCCGACGAACAAAACGAACGAAAGCGTATCGATCGGCGAAGCGCACGGATTGGTTGTCAGCAAAGACAGCAAGCATCCGGAAATGGCCGTAGAGTTCATCAAGTTCCTGACGGACGAGAAAATGATCTCGCTCTACCACGACAACAGCGACGTTATGAGTGCCCGCAAATCGATCGGCGCGCTTCCTGCGTTCAATGCCTCCGAATTGGATAAAACGCTGAATGCCCAACTGCAGCACGTCAAGCCGCTGCCGGCGAACAATCAAGGGCTTGAACAAGCCTATTTGGAAATTGCCGAAGCCGTGCAGAAGGTGACCGTTGCGGGCGAAAGCCCCGAAAACGCCGCCGCGGAGCTCGATTCCAAGCTCAAGCAAATCATGAAGTAA